Part of the Companilactobacillus zhachilii genome is shown below.
TTCAAGTGACCACCGTTAGGCATAACTAGTAGCAGTTGAACAAAACGACCATAGTCAACAATATTTTCGACTACAACTGGTAGACTAAATTCATTTACTGGTGTCTTCGTACAATGCAAATGCTCTGGTCTCACTCCGAGACAATATTTCTTTGCTGATAACGACGTTGACACTTCCATAACTGGCACTTGATCAAGTTTGATCTGATTATTTTGTAGTGTGACTTCAATCAAGTTTATTTGTGGGGTACCAATGAATTTGGCAACAAACAAGTTAGTTGGTTCATTATAAATATTTTCCGGTATATCGACCATCTGAATAATCCCTTGATCCATAACCGCAATTCGATCTCCTAAAGCCATCGCTTCAAGCTGATCATGTGTGACATACACGATTGTTTGTTGATTAAGCAGATGCAATTTTTGTAGCTCATCACGAGCTTTCTCACGTAATTGGACATCAATATTGGACAATGGTTCGTCCAGCAAGAAGATTTTACTCTTTTTAACCATCCCTCGACCGACGGCAACACGTTGCTTTTGACCACCTGATAACTGTGAAGGTAAACGATCTTGATATTTTTCTAAATTTAGCGTCTGTAAAACACTTTCGATGCGTTTCTTTCGATCTTCAACAGGAACCTTATGGACTTTTAAGGCATATTCCAAATTTTGATAGACAGTCATATTCGGATAAAGCGCATAATCTTGAAAAACCATCGCAATCGTATGCCCATCGTCTTTAATTTTTCGAAGATTTTCACCATCAATTAAGACATCCCCTGCGGTTGGTTCTTCCAATCCCGCAATCATTCGCAGAGTCGTCGACTTACCACAACCAGATGGGCCTAACAAGACTAGGAACTCACCTGCTTTAACAGATAAATCTAAACCATCAATGATAGTGTTTTTCTTATATTGTTTAGAAATTTGTTTTAATTCAATTGTTGCATTGCTTTCGCTCATATGTTTCTCCTACTTTAAACCGCTATTACTAATACTATTCAGAATATATTTTTGGAAAATCAGATAAATGACCAATGGCAAAATCACCATAATAGTCGACAAGGCCATTGCAAGTGGAAAGTTGGTCCCACCTTCACTGGAAATGTAATTTTGTAATGCTAAAGGCAAAGTGAAACTTGCTTTATCCTTCAAAATCAAGGTTGGCCAGACATACTCATTCCAAGAATTAATAAAGAAGATTGCGCCAACACTGACGATACTTGGTTTCAAAATTGGTATAACAATATTGAAAAAGATCTTGCGATTGGGAATACTATCAATTTTGGCAGCATCAATTAAACTATTGGGAATCTTTTCCATTGTCTTTAGAAAAATCATAATCCCGGTAGCATCACATAATTGTGGCAAAGCAACTCCAATAATATTGTTGAGCAAGTTCAATTTCGCAATAACTAAATAATTGGGAATCATCACTATTGTAAAAGGGACAAAGATCGTTGAAACAAAAATCAAATAAATCAGCATTTTCCCCTTAAACTGATAACTTCTAAAAGCATAGGCCGTTAGCAAACCCGTAAATAATTTTCCAACTGTTACCATTGTTGCCATCAAAAAAGTATTCCAAGTTAAGCCAAGTAAATTAACTTGTTGGTTTAACATTTGGTAGTTTTCAAACGTTGGATGTACTGGTATCAAATTCAGCATCGTCCCGTATGAGTCACGAAGTGTCTTAAATGAATTAGATATCATGAAAAGGATTGGCAAAATGGCTCCCAAAGCAACAACAATTAACAATAAATGCCAAAGATTAAGCTTTCGTTTAAACATAATCTCGCCCCCTTCTTTCAACAAATCTAATTTCAATGAACAGTAACACTAAGAAAATAACAAAAGTTACGATTGCTAAGGCGGAAGATGTTCCGGTTTTATACAAGACAAAGGCATTCAAGTATGTTTGATAAATCATATTTGAGGAACCATAATATGGCCCACCAGTAGTAATGACGTTAATTGGCGTAAAGACATACTGCAATCCTTGAACGATGGTTAGAATTAATACATAAATAGCAATTCCACGGTTCATTGGTAAAATAACGTTCCAAATCAATCGCCATTTAGGAATTCCGTCAACTTTAGCAGCATCAATAATATTCTTTGGAATGGAACCCAGACCTGTCAGTAACAAAATAAAATTGTAGCCAAAGACTTTCCAATTCGTAATGAAACAAATGACAGTGATAGCTAAAATACCCGAGTTGGACCAATTTGGCATTGATATCCCAATATTTTTCAAAAGATAAGCAATTGGTCCTGAAACGGGATTTAAAATCCACGTAAATACCATTGCACCTACGACTAATGAAAAGAGACTGGGGATGAAAAAGAGCACTTTATACGCTCCCTGCATTCTTTTAATAAAGAACTTCACAACTAATGAAATAAAGTATGGCACCACAAAGTTCAACACAATCAAGAAGAAGATGTAGATCAAAGTATTAACAATCACCTTTTGATTCACTGGATCCGTGAATACTTCAAGATAATTTCTTAGGCCCACAAATTCCTTTGTTGGTGCAATCAAGTTCCAATCAAAAAAACTCAAGTAAAACGTATATAAAATGGGTATGACCAGAAAGACTACCAACAGAATGGCTGTTGGTAGTAGGTAAAGAAATGGTAAAAAACGATTATTTTTGTTGTGCATTGATTTTATCCTGAGCTGTATCCAATGTAGATTTGACATCACTACCGGATAAAATTTTATCTCTTGCATCAATCATAGCTTGTTCAGCTTGCAAGCCCTTCTTAGGGAAAGATGTCCATGGAACAGCGTTATCCAAAGTCTTGACTGCTGGTTCAAGCATTGGATTTTCTTTAACGTAATCTTTGAAACTTGATGATTCTAGAGCGACTTTAGTTGGAGGTAAATAACCTGTACCTTTACTCCAAGTTACGGCAGCTTCAGCTTTATACATCCACTTTTCAAATTCCCAAGCGGCCTTTTGTTGTTCTGAATCTTGTGCGGTGATTGCTAACATTGATCCACCAACTGGGACAACTGTCTTGTGACCCTTGAAATGAGGTGCTTCAATAGCTGCTGCATTAAAGCTAGCACTCTTCTTAATATGTGATGCTTGGGCAATAGTTGTAAATGCCATAGCTACATCACCTTTAACAAATGAATCCATTCCTTGTGCCCAAGGTGTGTGTAATGCCAATTTATCGGTAACCATCTCTTGATAATATTTATAGGCTGCAACTCCATTGGCACTAGCAAAGGCGGCTTTTCCATCCTTTTGAATGTCAGCACCATTACTTAACATAATTGCTTGTTGAGCCCAAGTATCAGCTGGCTCTTGGATATATAGTCCGTATTTACCAGATTGATCATGAATCTTCTTAGAAGCTTCTTTAATACCTTCCCAAGTTGCTAGGGAATCTTCTTTGATATCATATTTACTTAGAATATCTTTATTAATAAATAACACTGGTGTACTTAATGAGTAAGGCAAACCAACTAACTTACCCTTACTGTCTTTAGCAAATGACAAAGTTCTCTTTGTAAAGTTAGCATCGATAAACTTATTATTACCATCAAATTTCTTGGCAGCATCTGTTGGTGTCATATACTTAAAGTTACTTGCAAAGTAGTTATCATATGCCCAACCAACTTGTGTAATATCAGGAACTTTCCCTGAAGCTTGAGCTGATTGTAAATTTTGCATCAATCCTTTATACATATCAGGATTATATTTAGCAGTTACCTTAATATTCTTGTGTGTTTCGTTAAACTTTTTAACTAGCTCGTCAACTGTGGCTCCCCTTGAGTCTGGGCATTAACATGCCAGTACGTGATGTGTTTAACTGACGTTGCTGATGTTTTCTTACCACAAGCTGTAAATACTACAGCCATAGCTAGAACCCCTAATGTCAGTAAAATACGTTTTAGCATACTTTTTTTCACGATTATTCCTCCTATTCATAGGGATAATCATAAAGAGTGGCTGTATAAAAATGGTGTATTTAACGTTTAATTTTTGAAAATTTTTCGTATAATTTCTTTACAAATAATTCCAAATTTAAGAACAAGGCAAAGCACAGTCAGTTTTCAAGCATTATTTTGGTACCTTCTCAGCTTTTTTATAGAACCTTAGGAGCTCTTTAAACACTACTTTTTTCCGCCTAACCCAAACGAGACTAGCAATCCAAAATCGGATTACTAGTCTCGTTTGTCATACTCTATACTTTTTAAATTGCCTTCCAAATACTTAATGCTTTAATTCAATTGTTCTGAAACTTCTCGAACCATCGTTGTTTTAGGAGATTTAGCTTTTCCGTAATTTTTCCCAAAAACAAAGGCAAAAATCACTGTCAATAAAGGATTCATCCAAACATAAAATGCACATGAGATGAAGACCACTGGACTGACACCCAAAACGCCGGAGATGAAAATTCCAGTCACACCCCAAGGTACTAACGCATTAATATCTGCCCCGCCACTGGCAAGGACTCGTGACAAATACTCTGGTTGAAGTTTTTGTTTCTCAAAATTCTTCTTAAAGGTTGCTCCAGGAAGAATGATAGAAATGTACTGTTCACCGACTAAGAAGTTGACACCAATGGCACTGATCATAGAAGTTAAAATTAACTTTCCAGGTGTATTAACTTGACTATTCAACTTGCCAATCAAATTATCCACCACGCCTAGTTTCAACAAAACTCCTCCTAGGGTTAAAGCAACTAAAATCAAAGAGATACTACCTAACATACTAGTAATACCGCCGCCACTAACAATCGCATTGATTTTCTTATCAGCAGAGTGTAATTGAAATCCATTCATGATTTGATCACTAACTGCCTTAACTGTGGGATGATCTATAAAAATATGCATAATAATAGCTGTAATTGAACCTGCTAGTAACGTTGGAATTGCAGGCACTTGGACAATTGCACAAAAAATTAAAACGGCAATTGGAATTAACATTAGTGGTGAGATAAAGAAATTAGCATTCAAAGCACTAATGATGTGATGAACTGAACTCATATCTGGATTGGCCGTCGAATGTCCGACAACTAAGAAAATAATTGCTGTTACGATTGCTGATGGTACTGCTGTATGAGCTATCGTTCTGATATGATCAAAAACATTATCGACGCCCGCAATTCCAGTTGATAAATTAGTTGTTCCTGAAAGTGGTGACATATTGTTGCCAAATAATGCACCAGACACAATCGAACCCGCCGTCAAAGCAACGTTGATGCCCATAACATGACCAATACCCATAAAGACGATACCCAAGGTACTAATCGTTGTAAAAGAACTACCTACGATTACACCAACTAAACAACAACTAATAAAAACGGTAAACAGAAAGAAACGAACGTTCAATAATTCCAAACCATAGACCATAATCGTCGGGATAACACCTGACATCGACCAGGCAGAAACTAATACACCAATCATAATAAAAATAATCATTGGGATGATACCTGGTTTAATTCCCTCAGCGATACCATCTTGCAACTCTTTCCAAGAGAAACCTCTAAAGCGGCCATAAAATAATAATAATGTAAAAGTTAATAAAATCGGGATTTGTGGAGTCATCTTCCAAGCAATCATCATCGTACCTAGCATGCCAAACATGACTAACATAATAATTAAACTTTCCCAAAAAGTTAAACGATTTTTCTTTTTCATATTTCTCACCCTAATTATTCTTTAATGGGGAGTTAAATGTCCCCGATTTTTGTTTATTTTGTTCATTATTTGCTCCAATAGGGTCTATAAAGATAGCTTTGTTTAGCGTCATTGATTTCATTCACATTAAGGATTTGACTAAAAGTAGCTTGCATTCGAAGTTTGTCGATAAATTTCATTTTAATTCCTCCTTTAATTCGTGCCCAAGAGTATAAAAAAAGCGCCCCTGCAACAATATGCAGGGACGCTAATTTGCGCGGTACCACCCAAAATTCAAATGGATAGACTAGTCCATTTGCTCTTTACTCCCGAAACGTGGGACACGTGATCTTGATTTTGTATTTCATAAAAATACCCTGCATGGCTCGCACCAACCGCCAATTCTCTGAACACCCAGATATTTTATTACTTGCGTTAAAATCAAAATCAATTTATGTAAGTAATCTTAGCAGAAGTTTTTTAGAATGCAAGAGTTTTATTAGAATTAATTAATTTTAATTTAATTTTTCTAATATAAATCCAATTAAAAACATTGTACTATTCATGGGTGCTGGTTTAATATGCCGCCTCCAGTAGCAAGAAAATTAGGTCGCTGTGGGGACCGACGAAAGCCAAGGTCTTTCGTCTCGATTTT
Proteins encoded:
- a CDS encoding sugar ABC transporter permease; its protein translation is MSFFDWNLIAPTKEFVGLRNYLEVFTDPVNQKVIVNTLIYIFFLIVLNFVVPYFISLVVKFFIKRMQGAYKVLFFIPSLFSLVVGAMVFTWILNPVSGPIAYLLKNIGISMPNWSNSGILAITVICFITNWKVFGYNFILLLTGLGSIPKNIIDAAKVDGIPKWRLIWNVILPMNRGIAIYVLILTIVQGLQYVFTPINVITTGGPYYGSSNMIYQTYLNAFVLYKTGTSSALAIVTFVIFLVLLFIEIRFVERRGRDYV
- the nhaC gene encoding Na+/H+ antiporter NhaC, which encodes MKKKNRLTFWESLIIMLVMFGMLGTMMIAWKMTPQIPILLTFTLLLFYGRFRGFSWKELQDGIAEGIKPGIIPMIIFIMIGVLVSAWSMSGVIPTIMVYGLELLNVRFFLFTVFISCCLVGVIVGSSFTTISTLGIVFMGIGHVMGINVALTAGSIVSGALFGNNMSPLSGTTNLSTGIAGVDNVFDHIRTIAHTAVPSAIVTAIIFLVVGHSTANPDMSSVHHIISALNANFFISPLMLIPIAVLIFCAIVQVPAIPTLLAGSITAIIMHIFIDHPTVKAVSDQIMNGFQLHSADKKINAIVSGGGITSMLGSISLILVALTLGGVLLKLGVVDNLIGKLNSQVNTPGKLILTSMISAIGVNFLVGEQYISIILPGATFKKNFEKQKLQPEYLSRVLASGGADINALVPWGVTGIFISGVLGVSPVVFISCAFYVWMNPLLTVIFAFVFGKNYGKAKSPKTTMVREVSEQLN
- a CDS encoding ABC transporter substrate-binding protein, with translation MKVTAKYNPDMYKGLMQNLQSAQASGKVPDITQVGWAYDNYFASNFKYMTPTDAAKKFDGNNKFIDANFTKRTLSFAKDSKGKLVGLPYSLSTPVLFINKDILSKYDIKEDSLATWEGIKEASKKIHDQSGKYGLYIQEPADTWAQQAIMLSNGADIQKDGKAAFASANGVAAYKYYQEMVTDKLALHTPWAQGMDSFVKGDVAMAFTTIAQASHIKKSASFNAAAIEAPHFKGHKTVVPVGGSMLAITAQDSEQQKAAWEFEKWMYKAEAAVTWSKGTGYLPPTKVALESSSFKDYVKENPMLEPAVKTLDNAVPWTSFPKKGLQAEQAMIDARDKILSGSDVKSTLDTAQDKINAQQK
- a CDS encoding carbohydrate ABC transporter permease, with amino-acid sequence MFKRKLNLWHLLLIVVALGAILPILFMISNSFKTLRDSYGTMLNLIPVHPTFENYQMLNQQVNLLGLTWNTFLMATMVTVGKLFTGLLTAYAFRSYQFKGKMLIYLIFVSTIFVPFTIVMIPNYLVIAKLNLLNNIIGVALPQLCDATGIMIFLKTMEKIPNSLIDAAKIDSIPNRKIFFNIVIPILKPSIVSVGAIFFINSWNEYVWPTLILKDKASFTLPLALQNYISSEGGTNFPLAMALSTIMVILPLVIYLIFQKYILNSISNSGLK
- a CDS encoding ABC transporter ATP-binding protein; its protein translation is MSESNATIELKQISKQYKKNTIIDGLDLSVKAGEFLVLLGPSGCGKSTTLRMIAGLEEPTAGDVLIDGENLRKIKDDGHTIAMVFQDYALYPNMTVYQNLEYALKVHKVPVEDRKKRIESVLQTLNLEKYQDRLPSQLSGGQKQRVAVGRGMVKKSKIFLLDEPLSNIDVQLREKARDELQKLHLLNQQTIVYVTHDQLEAMALGDRIAVMDQGIIQMVDIPENIYNEPTNLFVAKFIGTPQINLIEVTLQNNQIKLDQVPVMEVSTSLSAKKYCLGVRPEHLHCTKTPVNEFSLPVVVENIVDYGRFVQLLLVMPNGGHLKAIVNELDYTIGENIFVTLSQKSSILFDLETENNLYWGQL